Proteins co-encoded in one Gossypium arboreum isolate Shixiya-1 chromosome 11, ASM2569848v2, whole genome shotgun sequence genomic window:
- the LOC108472751 gene encoding L10-interacting MYB domain-containing protein-like isoform X3, whose protein sequence is MDITLLDNHFKKKGSSIISLIFHHSYSEFPRSLMASRVTRSRRQQQPSQQQEQHPRARWTTFLTKTLADLLVEQVHGGNRHNNSFNKRAWKSMCDEFYEKTSLKWDKEQLKNRYGVLRRQYVLVKSLLDRSEFSWNESTGVIIGTDEAWFDFTKGHPDAETIKASGCSIYKQLCTIFSEPMTNWKHDYSAELRGQVPSSLPSLEPLSRIQEESSSSSEEVEDVADDPDAVQPSASVLISSHKRGRRGIDDAIAAAILEMAATSKLRTAAVTQRNARYSILRCIKELDEIEGLEERVYFAALELFNNPNAREIFLSLKGDKRLTWLHCKCVAPSNALE, encoded by the exons ATGGACATTACTTTACTTGATAACCATTTCAAGAAGAAGGGTTCCTCCATAATCTCTCTCATATTTCATCATTCCTACTCGGAATTTCCTCGGTCGTTA ATGGCAAGCCGGGTTACTCGCTCAAGGAGACAACAGCAACCATCTCAACAGCAGGAACAGCATCCGAGAGCTCGATGGACGACGTTCCTCACTAAGACACTTGCTGACCTGTTGGTTGAACAGGTTCACGGAGGGAACAGGCACAACAATTCTTTCAACAAGAGAGCTTGGAAGTCCATGTGTGATGAGTTCTATGAGAAAACTAGTTTGAAATGGGACAAGGAGCAATTAAAGAACCGATATGGGGTTTTGAGGAGGCAGTATGTTCTCGTTAAATCACTTCTTGATCGAAGCGAGTTCAGTTGGAATGAATCTACTGGGGTTATAATAGGTACAGATGAAGCCTGGTTTGATTTTACCAAG GGTCATCCAGATGCTGAAACCATAAAAGCCAGCGGCTGCTCAATTTACAAACAGCTTTGTACTATTTTCTCAGAGCCAATGACCAATTGGAAGCATGACTACTCTGCTGAACTTCGTGGACAAGTTCCTTCCTCACTTCCTTCTTTGGAACCATTGAGCAGAATTCAAGAAGAGTCCTCGTCCTCGTCTGAGGAAGTAGAGGATGTGGCAGATGATCCAGATGCAGTTCAACCTTCTGCTTCTGTTTTGATTAGTAGTCACAAAAGGGGACGCAGGGGAATTGATGATGCTATTGCTGCTGCAATATTGGAGATGGCAGCAACTTCGAAGCTGAGAACAGCCGCTGTAACACAACGTAATGCCAGATATAGTATACTTCGTTGTATAAAAGAATTGGATGAGATTGAAGGCCTTGAAGAGCGAGTCTACTTTGCTGCTCTGGAGTTATTCAACAATCCTAATGCTAGAGAAATATTCTTGTCTCTCAAAGGAGATAAGCGCTTGACTTGGTTGCACTGCAAGTGCGTTGCTCCATCCAATGCACTAGAGTGA
- the LOC108472751 gene encoding L10-interacting MYB domain-containing protein-like isoform X1, translating into MDITLLDNHFKKKGSSIISLIFHHSYSEFPRSLMASRVTRSRRQQQPSQQQEQHPRARWTTFLTKTLADLLVEQVHGGNRHNNSFNKRAWKSMCDEFYEKTSLKWDKEQLKNRYGVLRRQYVLVKSLLDRSEFSWNESTGVIIGTDEAWFDFTKGHPDAETIKASGCSIYKQLCTIFSEPMTNWKHDYSAELRGQVPSSLPSLEPLSRIQEESSSSSEEVEDVADDPDAVQPSASVLISSHKRGRRGIDDAIAAAILEMAATSKLRTAAVTQRNARYSILRCIKELDEIEGLEERVYFAALELFNNPNAREIFLSLKGDKRLTWLHCKILYSGMEKGPLCVFGLCLNKFPLPLPVNLRCWLIRRDLLLVADPCV; encoded by the exons ATGGACATTACTTTACTTGATAACCATTTCAAGAAGAAGGGTTCCTCCATAATCTCTCTCATATTTCATCATTCCTACTCGGAATTTCCTCGGTCGTTA ATGGCAAGCCGGGTTACTCGCTCAAGGAGACAACAGCAACCATCTCAACAGCAGGAACAGCATCCGAGAGCTCGATGGACGACGTTCCTCACTAAGACACTTGCTGACCTGTTGGTTGAACAGGTTCACGGAGGGAACAGGCACAACAATTCTTTCAACAAGAGAGCTTGGAAGTCCATGTGTGATGAGTTCTATGAGAAAACTAGTTTGAAATGGGACAAGGAGCAATTAAAGAACCGATATGGGGTTTTGAGGAGGCAGTATGTTCTCGTTAAATCACTTCTTGATCGAAGCGAGTTCAGTTGGAATGAATCTACTGGGGTTATAATAGGTACAGATGAAGCCTGGTTTGATTTTACCAAG GGTCATCCAGATGCTGAAACCATAAAAGCCAGCGGCTGCTCAATTTACAAACAGCTTTGTACTATTTTCTCAGAGCCAATGACCAATTGGAAGCATGACTACTCTGCTGAACTTCGTGGACAAGTTCCTTCCTCACTTCCTTCTTTGGAACCATTGAGCAGAATTCAAGAAGAGTCCTCGTCCTCGTCTGAGGAAGTAGAGGATGTGGCAGATGATCCAGATGCAGTTCAACCTTCTGCTTCTGTTTTGATTAGTAGTCACAAAAGGGGACGCAGGGGAATTGATGATGCTATTGCTGCTGCAATATTGGAGATGGCAGCAACTTCGAAGCTGAGAACAGCCGCTGTAACACAACGTAATGCCAGATATAGTATACTTCGTTGTATAAAAGAATTGGATGAGATTGAAGGCCTTGAAGAGCGAGTCTACTTTGCTGCTCTGGAGTTATTCAACAATCCTAATGCTAGAGAAATATTCTTGTCTCTCAAAGGAGATAAGCGCTTGACTTGGTTGCACTGCAA GATCCTTTATTCAGGCATGGAGAAAGGGCCATTATGTGTTTTCGGACTGTGTCTTAACAAATTTCCATTGCCATTGCCTGTGAATCTCAGATGTTGGCTCATTAGAAGGGATCTACTTTTAGTTGCTGATCCATGCGTGTGA
- the LOC108472751 gene encoding L10-interacting MYB domain-containing protein-like isoform X2, which yields MASRVTRSRRQQQPSQQQEQHPRARWTTFLTKTLADLLVEQVHGGNRHNNSFNKRAWKSMCDEFYEKTSLKWDKEQLKNRYGVLRRQYVLVKSLLDRSEFSWNESTGVIIGTDEAWFDFTKGHPDAETIKASGCSIYKQLCTIFSEPMTNWKHDYSAELRGQVPSSLPSLEPLSRIQEESSSSSEEVEDVADDPDAVQPSASVLISSHKRGRRGIDDAIAAAILEMAATSKLRTAAVTQRNARYSILRCIKELDEIEGLEERVYFAALELFNNPNAREIFLSLKGDKRLTWLHCKILYSGMEKGPLCVFGLCLNKFPLPLPVNLRCWLIRRDLLLVADPCV from the exons ATGGCAAGCCGGGTTACTCGCTCAAGGAGACAACAGCAACCATCTCAACAGCAGGAACAGCATCCGAGAGCTCGATGGACGACGTTCCTCACTAAGACACTTGCTGACCTGTTGGTTGAACAGGTTCACGGAGGGAACAGGCACAACAATTCTTTCAACAAGAGAGCTTGGAAGTCCATGTGTGATGAGTTCTATGAGAAAACTAGTTTGAAATGGGACAAGGAGCAATTAAAGAACCGATATGGGGTTTTGAGGAGGCAGTATGTTCTCGTTAAATCACTTCTTGATCGAAGCGAGTTCAGTTGGAATGAATCTACTGGGGTTATAATAGGTACAGATGAAGCCTGGTTTGATTTTACCAAG GGTCATCCAGATGCTGAAACCATAAAAGCCAGCGGCTGCTCAATTTACAAACAGCTTTGTACTATTTTCTCAGAGCCAATGACCAATTGGAAGCATGACTACTCTGCTGAACTTCGTGGACAAGTTCCTTCCTCACTTCCTTCTTTGGAACCATTGAGCAGAATTCAAGAAGAGTCCTCGTCCTCGTCTGAGGAAGTAGAGGATGTGGCAGATGATCCAGATGCAGTTCAACCTTCTGCTTCTGTTTTGATTAGTAGTCACAAAAGGGGACGCAGGGGAATTGATGATGCTATTGCTGCTGCAATATTGGAGATGGCAGCAACTTCGAAGCTGAGAACAGCCGCTGTAACACAACGTAATGCCAGATATAGTATACTTCGTTGTATAAAAGAATTGGATGAGATTGAAGGCCTTGAAGAGCGAGTCTACTTTGCTGCTCTGGAGTTATTCAACAATCCTAATGCTAGAGAAATATTCTTGTCTCTCAAAGGAGATAAGCGCTTGACTTGGTTGCACTGCAA GATCCTTTATTCAGGCATGGAGAAAGGGCCATTATGTGTTTTCGGACTGTGTCTTAACAAATTTCCATTGCCATTGCCTGTGAATCTCAGATGTTGGCTCATTAGAAGGGATCTACTTTTAGTTGCTGATCCATGCGTGTGA
- the LOC108472751 gene encoding L10-interacting MYB domain-containing protein-like isoform X4, with the protein MASRVTRSRRQQQPSQQQEQHPRARWTTFLTKTLADLLVEQVHGGNRHNNSFNKRAWKSMCDEFYEKTSLKWDKEQLKNRYGVLRRQYVLVKSLLDRSEFSWNESTGVIIGTDEAWFDFTKGHPDAETIKASGCSIYKQLCTIFSEPMTNWKHDYSAELRGQVPSSLPSLEPLSRIQEESSSSSEEVEDVADDPDAVQPSASVLISSHKRGRRGIDDAIAAAILEMAATSKLRTAAVTQRNARYSILRCIKELDEIEGLEERVYFAALELFNNPNAREIFLSLKGDKRLTWLHCKCVAPSNALE; encoded by the exons ATGGCAAGCCGGGTTACTCGCTCAAGGAGACAACAGCAACCATCTCAACAGCAGGAACAGCATCCGAGAGCTCGATGGACGACGTTCCTCACTAAGACACTTGCTGACCTGTTGGTTGAACAGGTTCACGGAGGGAACAGGCACAACAATTCTTTCAACAAGAGAGCTTGGAAGTCCATGTGTGATGAGTTCTATGAGAAAACTAGTTTGAAATGGGACAAGGAGCAATTAAAGAACCGATATGGGGTTTTGAGGAGGCAGTATGTTCTCGTTAAATCACTTCTTGATCGAAGCGAGTTCAGTTGGAATGAATCTACTGGGGTTATAATAGGTACAGATGAAGCCTGGTTTGATTTTACCAAG GGTCATCCAGATGCTGAAACCATAAAAGCCAGCGGCTGCTCAATTTACAAACAGCTTTGTACTATTTTCTCAGAGCCAATGACCAATTGGAAGCATGACTACTCTGCTGAACTTCGTGGACAAGTTCCTTCCTCACTTCCTTCTTTGGAACCATTGAGCAGAATTCAAGAAGAGTCCTCGTCCTCGTCTGAGGAAGTAGAGGATGTGGCAGATGATCCAGATGCAGTTCAACCTTCTGCTTCTGTTTTGATTAGTAGTCACAAAAGGGGACGCAGGGGAATTGATGATGCTATTGCTGCTGCAATATTGGAGATGGCAGCAACTTCGAAGCTGAGAACAGCCGCTGTAACACAACGTAATGCCAGATATAGTATACTTCGTTGTATAAAAGAATTGGATGAGATTGAAGGCCTTGAAGAGCGAGTCTACTTTGCTGCTCTGGAGTTATTCAACAATCCTAATGCTAGAGAAATATTCTTGTCTCTCAAAGGAGATAAGCGCTTGACTTGGTTGCACTGCAAGTGCGTTGCTCCATCCAATGCACTAGAGTGA
- the LOC108470743 gene encoding protein POLLENLESS 3-LIKE 2-like: protein MLQDVWNAPPGFRPSKSAPTSPAKPLGVLRTRSESFHAIHKVPVGDTPYVRAKNVQLVEKDPERAIPMFWAAINAGDRVDSALKDMAIVMKQQNRAEEAIEAIKSLRSRCSDQAQESLDNILLDLYKRCGRLDDQIALLKHKLYLIQQGLAFNGKRTKTARSQGKKFQVSVEQEATRLLGNLGWALMQQNNYIEAEDAYRRALSIAADNNKMCNLGICLMKQGRIGEAKETLRRVKPAVADGPRGVDSHLKAYERAQQMLQDLESEMMNKGGGDRVEQSRLFDAFLGSSSIWQPQPCKDPISLPKSNAVKPQDDFADENINSNVMVSQVVIPQPKPVALPFGNSLNIDAPPFYSSKLVKEVKAPVVNQLHETLKRTRSGNSANSMRVNEMGGDCTKLLSAEPEKPEIKTRRRLSLSTEETGDKLVDLLPDSQDFEEAIIAAAVLGPANEAVTQRMFPKKTDKRLKVFQDITLSLSPRA, encoded by the exons ATGTTGCAAGATGTTTGGAACGCTCCTCCTGGATTCAGGCCTTCTAAATCGGCCCCCACTTCTCCGGCAAAGCCCCTCGGGGTTCTGAGAACTCGCTCCGAGTCCTTCCATGCCATCCACAAAGTCCCAGTCGGTGACACTCCTTATGTTAGAGCCAAGAACGTTCAA TTGGTAGAAAAAGATCCGGAGAGGGCGATTCCTATGTTTTGGGCAGCCATAAATGCAGGGGATAGAGTTGATAGTGCTTTGAAAGACATGGCCATTGTAATGAAGCAGCAAAATAGAGCAGAGGAAGCCATTGAAGCTATCAAGTCTCTGCGTAGTAGATGCTCAGATCAAGCGCAGGAGTCTCTTGATAACATTCTATTGGATCTCTACAAG AGATGTGGAAGGTTGGATGACCAAATAGCATTGTTGAAGCACAAATTGTATTTGATTCAACAAGGACTGGCTTTCAATGGAAAGCGCACCAAGACAGCCCGATCTCAAGGAAAGAAATTTCAGGTCTCTGTCGAGCAAGAAGCCACACGGTTGCTG GGAAACTTGGGCTGGGCATTGATGCAGCAAAACAACTATATCGAAGCAGAAGATGCTTATCGGCGGGCACTTTCGATTGCTGCCGATAATAACAAGATGTGTAACCTGGGTATTTGTTTGATGAAGCAAGGTAGAATTGGGGAGGCTAAAGAAACCTTGCGAAGAGTGAAACCAGCAGTGGCTGATGGACCAAGAGGGGTAGATTCCCATCTTAAGGCCTATGAGAGGGCACAGCAGATGCTCCAGGATCTTGAGTCGGAGATGATGAATAAAGGAGGAGGGGATCGGGTCGAACAAAGCCGGCTCTTTGACGCCTTCCTTGGTTCTTCATCAATTTGGCAACCTCAGCCTTGCAAGGACCCCATCAGCTTGCCAAAATCAAATGCAGTTAAACCCCAAGATGATTTTGCTGATGAGAACATCAATTCGAATGTAATGGTAAGCCAAGTGGTGATCCCTCAACCAAAACCAGTTGCTCTTCCTTTCGGAAATTCTCTAAATATCGATGCACCGCCCTTCTACTCGTCAAAGTTGGTGAAGGAGGTGAAAGCTCCAGTTGTGAATCAATTGCATGAGACCCTTAAAAGAACACGGTCAGGAAACTCAGCTAACTCTATGAGAGTGAATGAAATGGGTGGAGACTGCACAAAGCTTTTATCTGCAGAACCGGAAAAACCGGAGATTAAGACTAGAAGAAGGCTCTCTCTTTCAACTGAAGAGACAGGAGACAAATTGGTTGATTTATTACCAGATAGCCAAGACTTTGAAGAGGCTATCATTGCAGCAGCAGTTCTAGGCCCAGCAAATGAAGCAGTGACTCAAAGGATGTTTCCAAAGAAAACTGATAAGAGGCTTAAGGTCTTCCAAGATATTACTCTTTCTTTGAGTCCTAGAGCCTGA